The sequence TCTTCTGATCTATAAAAAAATCCTTCACCTTCTTTGATCCATTTGTTCCTAGTGGCTTCAGTCGATCTCCTTCCCGCCGGTTTCTTACAACGATATGCTCCGGCAGCTGATCAAAATCAAAATACTGGCAATAGGGATCCTTGCCCCTGTTTTTCATTTTTTCAATGTTAACAACCTCACAGCGAAAATATCCATTTCGTTGTACCAACCTGGTTATCCCAGGTATTTTCAAAGGAATAGCTTCTTTCATTGTTTCTTCTGAATAGCTTTTTTCAATATCTTCTTTTTTCCCAATCTTTATTTCATCTGTCTTGAACAATACCTTTATTTCCCCCGGAAGCTGTACTTCCTTTTCTGTTTTTTTCTGATCCAATAGGCTTAGTATATGATGTACCTGATCAAAGCTGATGGTCTGTTCCCTTGTATTAAAAAACATATAAGCCTTACGAATAACTCTAGAAACAATCGATGGATGGTATTGAAGTAATTTTGAAGGACTTATACTGATCACCTTATCTGTTTTGTAACAAAGCACTTCCGAATAAGCCTCTTCCACTTTTTCTTCGATATACTGTCTGTCTTGCTCTAATAAAACGGATGTTTTGCCAATAGATTCAATAACGTTAGGCTGATATTTTTTAATTTTAGGAATCAGTTCCAGTCTGATCTTATTTCGAAAATACTCCGTCTCCTGGTTAGATTGGTCTATTTGATAAGGCAGGTCCCAATAACGACAGTACTCTTCTATTTGTTCGCGTCGGCAATGAAGAAGTGGACGCATAATCTTATCACGAACCATCGGCATTCCACTTAGCCCCTCAAGACCTGCTCCACGGATCAGGTTCATTAGGATGGTTTCTGCCTGATCATTCTGATGATGAGCCAGCGCAATTTTGTTCGCACCAATTTTTTCAGCCACTTCTTCAAAAAACTGATATCGACTAATTCGTCCCGCTGTTTCTAAAGAAATTCCTTCCTCTTTTGCAGATTTGGCAATATCTACGCTTTTCACCACGCAGGTTATCTGATGTCGCCGA is a genomic window of Tindallia californiensis containing:
- the tilS gene encoding tRNA lysidine(34) synthetase TilS, which translates into the protein MKDSVIIKKVIESKQLNVNDHIVVGFSGGADSVCLLHALFQLADTYRLQIVAAHLNHNLRGMDSNEDATFAMNFARRHQITCVVKSVDIAKSAKEEGISLETAGRISRYQFFEEVAEKIGANKIALAHHQNDQAETILMNLIRGAGLEGLSGMPMVRDKIMRPLLHCRREQIEEYCRYWDLPYQIDQSNQETEYFRNKIRLELIPKIKKYQPNVIESIGKTSVLLEQDRQYIEEKVEEAYSEVLCYKTDKVISISPSKLLQYHPSIVSRVIRKAYMFFNTREQTISFDQVHHILSLLDQKKTEKEVQLPGEIKVLFKTDEIKIGKKEDIEKSYSEETMKEAIPLKIPGITRLVQRNGYFRCEVVNIEKMKNRGKDPYCQYFDFDQLPEHIVVRNRREGDRLKPLGTNGSKKVKDFFIDQKIPVEKRNMIPLIASENEILWVVGHRISELVKITQKTKKVLKIQFRSDKVQ